CTGTGGATGGGCGGGGCGACCAGCAGGGAGGCGGTGGAGGAAACGGGCCGGAACACGTTCCCCGACGCCCGCTTCCAAACGGCGGCGGTGCAGGCGGATCCCTTCCGGAAACGCGCCGTCCCGGGACGCAGCAGTGTGCGAATTACCCACCACAAGGATTCGATGACGGTTTTCCGGGCGGCCGACTCCCGCTCCGCGATCCTGCCCAACGTCTCCAGCAGGAAAACCGCCTTGGAATCCGGCGGCGTGGGGATCCGTCCGACTGGCCATTCGGGGACGAAATAATTCTCGTCGCGCGCAGCATACGGGTTGTCGGAGGGAACGTCGGCGTCGTCGTCGTCCGCCGGATTGGGAAGCCGGTGGAAGGGAATCACCTCTTCCCCGCCCACGATCAGAAGCGCGCCGAGCATTTCACTTTTTTCTTCGAGGAAAGCGCAGATCCCGCTGATGAGGGTTTTTACCTGCCAAGCGTTGGCGGGATCCACCGGCGAAAGTCCGAACGCCTTTAGGTTTTCGCTGTCGTCGACATCCGCCAAGTAGGCGGACCATCCGCCCATCCCGCGTTTGCTGCGAAGAATACTTTGCAGGCGGTCGTCGATCTGCGGAAGGGCGCCGGCGCCGTAGATAGCCGTCAGGCGCTTGCGGCTGGTGAGGATGAGGTAGGCCGGCTGGCGGGAATCCTTTTTACGGGTGCCTTTGCGCACCCTCAAGCGGCCGGCCACCCGGTCCAATTCGCGCCGCAGATCGTCCAGCCCGGAATCTTCGCGCCGGGCGGTCGGCGTCGTCGTTTGGGTTTTCGGCGCCGGAGGTTCCGGCTGGCGGACCGCGCCGGCATGGTTGTACGGTCCGGATGTTTTTTCGTCGGAAGAATCGAATGGGCCGGGGAATAATTCACCGGGGATCGGCTCGATCACTACCGGTCCGGACGGAGATAACGGCGGCGGATTCTCGGCATCGAAATCGGGAAACCTCAGGACGGGAATGTCGGCCGGAAGGTCGGGCGGCTCCGGGCCGGGAGGGCCGGAGGCAAGCCGATTCCATCCGGCGGCCGCGGCCACTTCGGCAGGCAGGGCGGTGGAAAGCTCGGCCGTCATCTGCGCTGGCCATAACGAGCGGTAGGGATTGAGCGCGCCCAGGTAGCGGTCGGCCACTTCGCTTGCCGGATCCGCGACCGAGACCGCGTGCAGGAGTTCGACGCCTTGGGCATTGCGCCCTGTGGAAAAACAGGATTGCGCCATCAACAGAAGGAAGGCGGCGCATCCCGGCCAGCGGGTGCGGTACTCGCCTCCGGCCGAAAGTACAACGGCGTGTTCCGAAAGCCGCCAAAGAGTCTGAAGATGGACGAGCGCCGGAAGGGCCTGGTCCGCCCCGGCGCACAAGACCGTCTCGGCGGATAGGCGGGCTTCCTGCCAACGGCCGTCCTTCAACAGGCGCAGGGAGGTTTGAAGAGGATCGGCCCAATCCGGGAGACCGGCGGCGGTGGAGACGGCGGCGCCCAAAGCGAACAAACATCCGTCCACTTCGGCGGACAGCGCGCTGCAACCGGTTCTGCGGAGCAGGGCGGAGAGTGTGCCGTAGGCTTTGCCGGACTCCGGATCGGCTTCGATCACCTGCCGAAGGTGTTGGACGGCTTGGTCGGTTTCGCCCGTCCGCAGGCAGGCGTCGGCCAACCGGGCGCGGACTCGGAAATCTCCCGGCCAGCGCGCCAGCCACTCCAAACAGGCGCGTTTTGCGTATGCCGCGCCCGTCGCGGCGGAAGAAGCGGCCGAAAGCGAAAGCGCGGCGTCAACGGCGGCAAGGAATACTGAGCGCTCCACGGGTCACCTCGCGTCCACGGATTGGGGAGCGATTCCGTACACCAGGGTCAAAGCCATCACTCCCGAGAGCAGTTTGTGCGCGGCCAAGTTGCCGGGCTCGATCTGGACCGCTTTGCGCAGTTCGTCGGCCGCTTCCGCATAAGCCCGGAGGTTCTTGTGCACGACGCCCATCCGGTAGTGCAACTCCGAATTTTCGGGCGCGAGCTTCATCGCCGCGCGGTACGAATCGAGCGCCAGATCCCAGCGCTGTTCGGCCTCATACGTCAGGCCGCATTCGAGGGCGGTGCGGAAATCCTGCGGAGAGATCTGGCGGGCTTTGGCGAGCGCCGCCAGGGATTGATCCAGCTGACCCATCTTGCGGGCGATTCGTCCGAGCAGGATCCAATAGTCCTTTTTTCGCGGAGCGAGTTCGGCGGCTTTCCGTCCGGCGCGCAGGGCGTCCTCCAAGCGGCCGCATTCCAGCAGCGCTTCCGCCAGACGGTAGTGGGCTTCGTCGATCTCCGGGTGGGCCTCCAGCAGCGCCTGCATCGCAGCCGCCGAACGGACCGCCGCGCCGGTTGCGGTCCAAAGCCGCGCCAGGCGCAGGGCGGGGACGACCGGATCGCTCATCTCGGCGGCCGCGTGATCCAGATGGCGGATCGCCTCGGGCAGACGGCCCTCCGTTTCTTCCACTTCGGCCAGAACAAGGCGGGCCTCGGCCGGATGCCCCTCGCCGCCGAAAACGTCTTTGGCGGTGGAGCGGGCTTCCTCGCGCCGGCCAAGCGCCAACGCCGCGCGGGCTTTGCCCAGCTTCCAAGCAAGGACGGCGCCGGGTTTCTCCAGGGCCAGGGAGAAAGCCTGGTACGCATCCGCCGGCCGTCCCGATTCCATCGCCGCTTTGCCGATTTCGGCGTGTAGTTCGCCGCTTTCATCGGTGAGGAGCGATTCCGCCTTCAGGAAGTGCTTCAATGCGGTCTGAGGATCCCCGTCGCGCAGCAATGCCTGGGCGAACCGGCGGTGGTAGACGCCGTTGAAAGGAACCAATTCGGCGGCGCGCTGGAGGCAGGGCAGTGCGGCGGCGCGGTCCCCCATGGCCTCGTTCCATACGCCGAGTGCGTAGTGCCAATCAGCCGCCTTCGGCGAAAGGCTAAGGGCGTGGCGCAGTTTGTCGGTGGCTTCGCCGCGGCGACCGATCTCGTACAAAATCGCCGCCGAGACCGCATGCGGAAGAGCTTTGTGAGGCGCCGAGCGGCTGGCATTCTCGAGTTCCGCCAGGGCGGCGTCGAGCCGTCCGGCTTTCCTTTCGCAGATCCCCAAGAGGACCCGGCCGGTTTCCCTGCCCGGACGAAGGTTTACCGCGGCTTGGGCGGCCGATCGGGCGCGGTCGATTTGACCGGCGCGCAGCCAGGCCTGCGCAATCGAGGCGGCGTTTTCCGGAGCAGGACGGGTCTGGTTGATCCGTTCCAGGGATTCGATCGCCTTTGGATCGGGCTCGTCGAAAATCAATCCCGCGCGCCCGGACAGCGCCCGGACCGCGTCTTCGTCCGCGCCCAGCGCGGCGGCGCGGGCGAGGGCGGCGCGGGCGGTTTTCGCGGCGGTGGGGTCCGCCGGCCGATCTTCGGCGAATGCCATACGGGTTCGGGATTCGGATTCGGCCTGCGACACAATCGCGGCGGCCAGAAGGACGTGCGCCTCCGGATCGTCCGGAGAGGATCCGCAGAGGGATTCCAGGCACCGGACAGCGGCGGGATAGTCTTCCAGCGCCAGCGCCGCACGCCCGGTCAGCCCAAGCGCTTCGGAGGATTCGGCGCAGAGTTCGCAGGCTTTGGCCAGGGCGGATGCCGCGGCGGCGGAAGACGCCTCCTCCCAACGGCCGGACAGCGCGTCATTTTCCATCTTCGACGCAAGCGCGGAGGCCAGCAGAGCCCAGGTGCGGGCGTCTTCGGGATGGGCTGTCGCCGCTTGTTTGCTTGCCGCAACCGCCTTTTCGAATTCGCCCTTTTCAAATTCGATCCTCGCCCGCAGGACAAGGCCGTCTGCGCCGGCTGCCGATGCGCCGGATTCTTTCCAGGCGTCGGCCCTTTGCAGATCGCCGGCGCGGAACGCGGCTTGGGCCGCTTCAAGCGCCAATCCGGAATCGGACGGCGCCTGAGCCATCGCCCGTTCGTAGTGCGGAAGCGCTTCCCGGCTCAGGCCGACCGCCGCCATATTCGAAGCCAACCGGCGGAGGAGGGCTGGATTTTTGGGATCCAACTGGACAGCCTTTTTCAGAAAAGCGATCGCGGCGGATTTTCTGCCGTCCGCCCACAGCGCCTCGGCGGCGGAGGCCAAGGGGCCGGAATGCTCCGGATCCGCGTCGCTCGCTCGGCGGAACATTTCGAACGCCTGCGCGTTTTTTCCGCAGCTACGCAGGGCGGCGCCCAGTTCGGTCAACAACGGAACGGATGCGGGATTCCGCTCCAGCGCCGATTCCAAAACCGCCGCGGCTTCCCCGAATTCCTTCAGGGCGGAAAGAAGGCGAGCGCTGCGCAGCGCGATGCTCGCGTCTTTCGGCCCGGCCAATTCGAGGGCGCGGGCGATCTCGGAACGGGCTTGCGCGCCGTCCCCGGCGGAAAGGAAGATTTCCGCCATCCGGATCGGCGGTTCGGGGTCGGCGGGAGAGAATTCCGACGCCTGCCGCAAAGCTTCAACGGCTTCCTCGGGACGGTGGATCGCAATCAAGGATTCGGCCAGACCGGAGAGTGCGGCGACGTCGTCCGGAGAATCGGCGAGGACTTTCCGGAAAGCCGCCAACGCATCTTCATGCAGGCCGGAGGCGGCCAACGCCTCGCCCAACCGGCCGCGGATGCGGGAATCCGCCGGAGAAATTTGAAGCGCAGCCTGCAGATTGTGGACCGCCGTGGGATGATCCCCCGAACGCAGCATCGCCTCGGCCAATCCGAGATGCGCGTCGACCTTCTGCTCGATCGTCATGCCGTCCGCGGATTGCAGAAGGGAACCGAATTCCGAGGCCGCCTCCGGAAGCCGTCCGTCGAAAACCTTGGCCCAGCCGATCAGCGATTTCAGCCGCTGATCTTCGGCGCCGGATTGCAATTTCTCGGCCTGCGTCAGCAGGGCGAGGGCCCGGCTCACGGCAGCGGGATCGGGTTCCGGATTGCGGCGGTGTTCCCGGAGCAGGAGTGAGCCCAGCTCCACGAGCAGATCCGCGGAATCCGGCTCCGCGGCCACGGAGCGTTCGAGCGCCGCCCGGGCTTCCGCGGTTCGGCCGAGGGATTCCAAAAGCGCAGACTTTTTTTTCACGGCGGCAACCGATCCGGGCGAGACGGCCAGCGCCCGGTTCAGATACTCCTCCGCATCGGCGGTCTCCTGAATCGCCAGGGAGGCATCCGCCAGCGACATAAGGATCCCCATATCGTTGGGGCGGGAGGAAAGCGCGCGTTCCAAATGCGCGGCGGCTTCCCGAATCCGGCCTTCGATGAGCAGCCCCGATCCCAAGGCGGAAAGCAAATCCGCCGGATCGGAAGCGGCTTCGATCCCGGCGCGCAGGGTGGTGGCGGCCGCCTCGCGGTTGCCTTTGGAGGAGTGCAAATCCGCAAGCGCTTTCCAGGGAGCGGACGCTTTCGGAGACAGACGGGTTGCCTTCTGCAGCGCGGCGAAAGCTGCTTCTTCGTTACCCTGCGCCAGGTCAAGCAATCCCAGGATGGCGTACGCTTCTCCGCAATCCGGAGTGAGTGCGAGACAGCGCTCGGCAGCCTGGCGGGCTTGCCCCTCATCCCCGGCGGCATGGCTGTTCCGGGCTAAACCGAGGAGGAGGGCGGGGTCGTCGGCTGTTTTTCCGGATAGGATGCGGTAATGCTCCGCGGCTTCCTTGGGCCTCTTCTCGTGTTCGGCGGACCTAGCCAACAGAAGCAGGGAGCGGGAATCCTCGGGATTCAGGTGCCAGGCGGCGGAAGCGGCCGCCGAGCAAGATTGCCAATCACCGATCTGGGCGGTCAGATCCGCCAGCCGGGCGAAAACCTGCGGATGATTCGGCCGGGAACGGCTTAACGCATGGAGGATCTGCGCCGCCCCGCGCAAATCACCGCCTTCGGCCAGGACGTCGGCCAAGTCCATCTGCAGCCGCGGATCGGAAGCGGAGGACGCCTTGGCGCAGGATTGCCGTGCGGCTTCGAGGGCTTTGTCCGCCGCGCCCGTTTTCATCCGGATGCGGGCCACGAGCAGGAGGTCCTCGGGATCCTCGGTGGTGGAGGGAATGGCCTCGATGGCTTCTTCGAAACGGTCCAAACCGGAAAGCGAACGGGCGATCCCGGCGCGGATTCCGGCGGCGCCCGGGTCGAGTGCGCCCGCTTCCTGCCAGAAGGAAAGGGCGGTGGTGAAGTTGCCCTCCTCCTCGGCGGCGCGGGCCGATTCCATCAGGGTATCCATCAGCATCCGCTTGGCGTCCCGCCGGGCGGCGTCCGCTTCGGGAAGCGCCGCCGCCGGCTCGCCCGCCAAGCGAAGCATCCGCGCGCGGAGGATTCGTTGCCCGGGGTTAATGGTGGCTTCCGAGAAGACTTGCGATTTGGCGGCGGCCGTGGTCCCCAAACGCCGGGCCAATTCCGGCTCGCCCGACGCGGCCGCGCCTTCGCAAATCGCCGTGGCGGAGGAGAGGCCGACGGCCGGAAGGCAGCGTTCGAGGATTTCCGCCGCTTGCTCCAAAGACTCGTTCGCAAGGACGGTCTCAACCAGCCGCGGGGCGGACTCGGGCAGCAACTCCGCCAGGCGCTCGATGACCTTCGCGGTATCGGCCGCGATCGAATAGAGGCAGATCCAAAATAGGACCGGGGCGTCCGACCAGCCTTCCATGGCTGCAGGATTGTCGAGATGCCCGGTTGCTGCCAGCGCCGCGAGGGCGGCCTGATCCAGCGCCGGATCCGTTCCGCCGCGCAGCTCCTGAAAGGCGGTCTCCCCCCGGTCCAGGCTGGAATCCGGAACCTGCACCGTGGACGCCCCGCCTGTGGCGAAACGGGCGCGGAGGTACTCGGTTTCCGATGCCGACAGCAGACCCAGCCAACCGGGCCGCCACCGGAGAGAATCCGATCCGGCGAAAGAAACGGCTTTTTTCAGGAAGCCCTCATCGTGCAGGACGGACCACAGCGCCGCAACCCGACGGATTCGACGGATGATCCCGGGACGGACCTCGCTGGGCAGGGCGGTTTCGAGTGATTGGAAGACCTGGTTGTCGGAGAGCATCGGCTACCTCGCGGCGGGGCGCTTGCGGAGCGGCGGTTTAGAGAACTCCGGACGTGAGCCAATACGCGCCGGCCATCAAACCGACGCCGATCAAAATCAGAAAGGCGCCCACGCCGGCGGCGGTTTTCATCAACTGGTTCACCTGAGCCAAGATCTCGGTGATGCTCTCGGCCAGCGACGTCATGTCGTGGTTGAGGGCCCGTTTGCTCAATTCCGTGGACGTGCCCGCCAGAGTCCGCATTTCGCGGGTGAAACTGCGGCCGATAAGGATCAAAATCCCGGCCAGCAGGCAAATCAGGCCTGAACCGAGGAGGATCAGGATGATGCCGATCTGCAGATCCGGTTGGGTGATGTATTGGACGACCATGTTCGCCTCCCAAAATGATTCTTCTGGAAGAATCCTTGTGCAAATTGCGTGCCAGAGGGAGGAATCCCGTGAGATTACGGGGGCTGCGTGCCGGCTGCGAGGCCGGGCTTCCTTCTCCATTTGGCGGGACCGCCGTGGAGGCCGATGATTCCAAGCCTAAAAAAGGGGTTTGAAGCTGGTTGTGCCGCCATAATTGCTTGCCGCGGCTGATAGAAACCGCCGGAAGAACAGTCTTCAGACCGCGGCGTGGAGTGCTACTCGACCGATTACCAAAATGCCGTCAACGGGGGAGAGTGTTTTTTGAAGAGAGCTCCGCTTTTTGCCCGAGGTATGCGGTGTAGTTGCCGTCGTATTGGCGGATCCGGCCGTCTTCCAGTTCGAAGATCCGGTTCACAGCATTATCCAGGAAATAGCGGTCGTGGGAGACCACCAGCAGGGTCCCATCGAATTCTTCAAGCGCCTCTTCCAACTGCTCGGCCGAGGCAATATCCAGGTGGTTGGTCGGTTCGTCAAGGAGCAGGAAATTGGCGCCTTGCAGCATCAGGCGGGCCATTTGCACGCGCGCCTTTTCGCCGCCGGAGAGGTCGCGGACCTTCTTGCCGGCGTCGTCCGCGTCGAAGAGGAAGCGTCCCATCAACCCGTACAGTTCGCGGTTGGTCAGCGCCGCGCGCCGGGTGAGTTCTTCGGCCAGGGTGTTTTCGAATCCGAGGGTCTGATGCTCCTGATCGTAGTACCCCAGCGTGTTCGAGGGTCCGATGACGATCTCTCCCTCCGACAGCTTCTCTTCGCCCATGACGCAGCGCAGCAGAACGGTTTTCCCGGATCCGTTGGGGCCGATGAGGCCGACCCGCTCGCCGTTCCAGATTGTGAAAGCGACGCCGCGCAGGATCTCTTTGCCGTCGAAGGTTTTGCTTGCCCGGCGGATCTCCAGCGTGCGGTTGGATCCGCGGCTCGAGGCGGAAAAGTTCAGCCCGACGGTCTTCCGATCGCCGGCGGGTTTCTGGATCCGCTCGAGCTTATCGAGGCGCTTCTGCATCGACCGTCCGCGCTTGACCAGTTTTTCGTTCTGGCCGGCGCCCCAACCCATCAGGCGCTGAATGGCGAACTCCATCCGGCGGATTTCACGCTGTTGGGTTTTAAACTGCTGCTCCTGCATAAGGCGCTTGCGCCGCTTCTCAAACGCGTATTCGGAATAATTGCCGGGGAAGCGGGTCAGCCGGGCGTCCTCAAGTTCGGCGATCTCATCGGCGACGATGTCCAGCAGGTAACGGTCGTGCGAAACGATCAGGACGGCCCCGGGGTAGTCGGCGATCAGCGCCTCCAAGAAGCGCTTGCCCTGCAGGTCGAGGTGGTTGTCCGGCTCGTCGAGCAGCAGAAGGTCCGGCTGTTCCAGGAGCAGTTTGGCCAGGCCGACCAATTTTTTCTGTCCGCCGGAAAGCGCCCGCAAAGGGAGGTCGAAATCCGCTTCCGAGAATCCTAGCCCGCGCAGCGTGGATCGGACCCGGCCTTCGAAATTCAGTCCGCCCTTCTGGGAATACTCCTCCAGCAGCTGCTCGTGGCGGGTGGCGAAGCGTTCCAGCTTCTTCGCATCGCCGAATACGTCCGGATCCCCCATCCGGGCGGCGGTCCGTTCCATCTCCTGTTCCAAGGCGGCCAGGGTGGGGGAGGAATCCCGGGTCTCGGCGAGGACCGAGCGGTCGAGATCGAAATTGACCTCCTGATGGAGGTACCCGACGCGGATGCCGCGGGCGAGATGGACCGCGCCGGAATCCGGATCCAATTCACGGGCTAACATGCGCAGGAGGGTGGATTTGCCGGCGGCATTCGGGCCGATCAGACCGATCCTGGCGTCGTGGTATATCTCCCAGCTGAGTGAATCCAGAATGTTCTGCGCGCCGTAGGAATGGGTTACCTTGTCCAGGCGCGCGATGGTGCCAATCATGCGGTTTTCTCCTGGGAATAACCGAGGGGGGAATCTATCACGGCGGGGGAATTTGGAAAAGGGGCGGCCTTGTTCCTGGCCTTACCGGCGAAACGGGTGAGAAAAAATTCCCGCAGGGCCTTCGCGCGCCGGGCGGCTTCGCGGCCCCGCTCCTATGCGTTACAATGGCCCCACCCGTCTCCTCGGAAGGTTTTCCATGCGGACCTACCGCCTTGCGATCATCGGCTTTGGCAACGTCGGCCAGGGCTTGGCGCAGATCCTGAACGAGCAGGGTGACCTGCTGCGGCAGCAATTCGGAGTGAACGTGCGGATCACCGCCGTAAGCGACATCCGCCTGGGCAGCGTGTACCATCCGGCCGGATTGGCGCCGCAAACCCTGCTGGATGCCGTTAGGCTGGAAAAATCCCTGCGCCGGGTGGACGCCCTGCATCGCGGCTGGGATTCCGACCGAACCATCCGGGGGACGGAGACCAACGTCGTCGTCGAGCTCAGCCCGACCGACCTTACGACCGGAGAGCCGGCCATCAGCCACATCCGCGCCGCCTTCGAAACCGGGAAACACGCGATCACCACCAACAAGGGCCCGGTGGCGCTGCAATACCGGGCGCTGGCTAAGCTGGCCGCCGATCACGGAGTGGAACTGGGGCTCGAGGGTACGGTGATGAGCGGATCGCCCGCCCTGCGGCTGGGATCGGAACTGCTCTCCGGCGCCAGGGTCGAAAGCATTCAGGGCGTCATCAATGGAACCACCAACTACATCCTGACCCAGATGCAGGAGGGCAAGCCATACTCCGCCGCGATCGAGGAGGCGCAGGACCAGGGATACGCCGAAGCCGATCCAACCGGCGACGTGGAGGGGTACGATGCGGCCGGAAAGCTTGTGATCCTGGCCAACGTTCTGATGGGGGCGGAGATCGGGATGGAGGATGTCGAGCGCGAGGGGATCACCCGCCTGACCAAGAAGGACGTCGCGGCGGCGAAGGACGCGGGCGAAGTGTGGAAGCTGGTCGCCCGGGTAGACCGGACCGGCGACGGCGTGCGGGCCAGCGTCCGGCCGCAGCGATTGCCGCACACGCATCCGCTGGCGTCCGTCCACGGCGCGGCCAACGCAATCACCTTCGCCACCCGCCTGCTCGGCGACGTGACCCTGATCGGGCCGGGCGCCGGCCGCCTGGAAACCGCCTACGCGATCCTGTGCGATCTGCTTGCCATCGACCGCCATATCCGCCGCTAGGATCGTGGCCGATTCCGCTTCCCCCCTTTTTTTCATCCGGTCCATACCCGTCCGCGGCGACCTGATTCTGGCGCCCATGGACGGATTCACCGATCAGCCGTTCCGCGAGATCTGCCGCGGCCTCGGTTCGGCGATGGTATACACCGAGTTCGTCAACGTCGACGAGATCGCCCATGCCAAGGCGGAGAGCGCGGTCAGGTTGAAACTGCGGTTTGCCGAGGCGGAACGGCCGGTGGCGATCCAAATTTACGGACACACAGAAGGGCGGCTGGTGGAGGCCGCGCGCCGGTTGCAGGACCTGGAGCCGGATCTGATCGACATCAACCTCGGATGCTCCATCCGAAAGATCGCAGAGCGCGGGGCGGGGGCCGGGATGCTTAAGGACCCGATGCGGATCGGCCGGCTGTTCGCATCCCTCTCCGCCGCTCTGCGAATCCCAGTCAGCGCCAAGATGCGCCTGGGCTGGGACGAAAGGAGCCGCAACTACCTGGAGGTGGCCAAAGCCCTGGAAGAAAACGGCTGTGCTCTGCTGGCCGTGCACGGTCGAACCAAGGAGCAGGCGCTTTCCGGACCGGTCGACCGGCTGGCGATCGCGGAAATCAAATGTCGGGCCCGGATCCCGGTGCTGGGAAACGGAAACGTGCACACCGTCGCCGACATCGAGGCGATGAAGCGGGAAACAGGATGCGACGGGGTGATGATCGGCCGCGCGGCGATCGGCCATCCGTGGATCTTCGCGCGCCGGGAAAAGGAAAGCGTGGCCCTTCCAGAGAGCATCGCCATGGCGCGGCGCCACTTGGGAATGATGGTCGACCTGTACGGACCGAGGTTCGGATGTCTCATCTTCCGAAAGCACGCGGTGCGGTATGTGCACCACTTGGAAAGCGTCGGGAAACTGCGAACAAGGCTGGTGTCGTGCGCGAACGTCGAGGAGTATGAATCGCTGTTTGCCGAAGCGCTGGCGGTCCACAATGCTCCGGCTGCGTGATTGTCGAACCAATGCCGCCAAGGCGCGACGCCGTACGGAAACCCCTTCCGGGGAAGACCCATCATGGCCGGGCGGGGTTTCCGAGGCAGATAACGCGAATGCGGTCCGAACGGGATCCACTCATACGGAATTTGTAGAATCCAGCAACTCCAGGATCGTACCGATATATTTTTCCGCATCGATGTAATCGTAGCTGCCCCCTTCGAACACGCCCTTCTGGATGGAAGGCATCCCGAGTGCGGAGAGGGCGGCCGCGGTCCGGCCGGTGTTTTCGACGCGGAAGGCGATGTGGTGGACGCCGTCGCCGCGGCGGTCGAGAAATTCACGCCAAGTGCTCGGCCCGCCGACCGGTTCGATGATTTCGACGGCGAGTTGCCCGAAGTCGAAGAAATACAGCTTGGCGGTCGCCGGAGTGGGTTGGCCGCGATACTCGGTTCGGGCTTTGTCGAATCCGTCGGTGACGATCGGATCCGGCAGGGGCAGGCCGGTGAGTCGGGCCAGTTTCCGG
The sequence above is a segment of the Anaerolineales bacterium genome. Coding sequences within it:
- a CDS encoding VOC family protein, with the translated sequence MTEADPPPLQNAALCQIGFVARDGAATARKLARLTGLPLPDPIVTDGFDKARTEYRGQPTPATAKLYFFDFGQLAVEIIEPVGGPSTWREFLDRRGDGVHHIAFRVENTGRTAAALSALGMPSIQKGVFEGGSYDYIDAEKYIGTILELLDSTNSV
- a CDS encoding tRNA-dihydrouridine synthase, with product MADSASPLFFIRSIPVRGDLILAPMDGFTDQPFREICRGLGSAMVYTEFVNVDEIAHAKAESAVRLKLRFAEAERPVAIQIYGHTEGRLVEAARRLQDLEPDLIDINLGCSIRKIAERGAGAGMLKDPMRIGRLFASLSAALRIPVSAKMRLGWDERSRNYLEVAKALEENGCALLAVHGRTKEQALSGPVDRLAIAEIKCRARIPVLGNGNVHTVADIEAMKRETGCDGVMIGRAAIGHPWIFARREKESVALPESIAMARRHLGMMVDLYGPRFGCLIFRKHAVRYVHHLESVGKLRTRLVSCANVEEYESLFAEALAVHNAPAA